Proteins from one Camelina sativa cultivar DH55 chromosome 8, Cs, whole genome shotgun sequence genomic window:
- the LOC104708859 gene encoding pentatricopeptide repeat-containing protein At5g02860 yields the protein MADKLALPLLLPGTPSSKPFSHDQNHHLSRTPFLTTSLSSPPPPPVEPLLHDVFLHQNPNSRQPISSQTPRNRNRTRIGKSRDSNLGKPWSYHGLSPQGQQVLRSLIEPTFDSGQLDALLSELFEPYKDKPESTSSELLAFLKGLGFHKKFDLALRAFDWFMKQKDYKSMLDNSVVAIVISMLGKEGRVSSAANLFNGLQEDGFSLDVYSYTSLISAFANSGRYREAVNVFKKMEEEGCKPTLITYNVVLNVFGKMGTPWNKITSLVDKMKSDGIAPDAYTYNTLITCCKRGSLHQEAAQVFEEMKAAGFSHDKVTYNALLDVYGKSHRPKEAMKVLNEMELNGFSPSIVTYNSLISAYARDGMLDEAMELKNQMAEKGTKPDVFTYTTLLSGFERAGKVESAMNIFEEMRNAGCKPNICTFNAFIKMYGNRGKFADMMKIFDEINVCGLSPDIVTWNTLLAVFGQNGMDSEVSGVFKEMKRAGFVPERETFNTLISAYSRCGSFEQAMTVYRRMLDAGVTPDLSTYNTVLAALARGGMWEQSEKVLAEMEDGRCKPNELTYCSLLHAYANGKEIGLMHSLAEEVYSGVIEPRAVLLKTLVLVCSKCDLLPEAERAFYELKERGFSPDITTLNSMVSIYGRRQMVAKANEVLDYMKERGFTPSMATYNSLMYMHSRSADFGKSEEILREILAKGIKPDIISYNTVIYAYCRNTRMRDASRMFSEMRDSGIVPDVITYNTFIGSYAADSMFEEAIGVVRYMIKHSCRPNQNTYNSIVDGYCKLNRKDEAKLFVEDLRNLDPHAPKGEDLRLLERILKKWP from the coding sequence ATGGCGGACAAGCTAGCTCTCCCTCTTCTCCTTCCCGGTACTCCTTCCTCTAAACCCTTTTCTCACGACCAAAACCACCATCTCTCTCGGACGCCTTTTCTTACTACGTCACTTTCGTCACCACCTCCTCCGCCTGTAGAGCCTCTTCTCCACGATGTATTCCTTCACCAGAACCCTAATTCCAGACAACCCATCAGCTCTCAAACGCCTAGAAACCGTAACCGGACGCGAATTGGCAAGTCACGCGACTCTAACCTCGGTAAACCTTGGTCTTACCATGGTCTCTCTCCACAAGGTCAGCAAGTTCTACGTTCCCTCATTGAACCCACTTTTGATTCCGGTCAGTTAGATGCTCTGCTCTCTGAGCTATTCGAGCCGTATAAGGATAAACCTGAGTCTACTTCGTCGGAGTTACTAGCTTTTCTTAAAGGATTAGGATTTCATAAGAAATTCGATTTGGCTCTGCGTGCTTTTGATTGGTTTATGAAGCAAAAGGATTACAAATCCATGTTGGATAACTCTGTTGTTGCTATAGTTATCAGTATGTTAGGTAAAGAAGGCAGAGTCTCTTCCGCTGCAAATTTGTTCAATGGGTTGCAGGAAGATGGGTTTTCTCTTGATGTCTATTCTTATACTTCGTTGATATCAGCCTTTGCTAATAGCGGAAGGTACAGGGAAGCTGTAAATGTGTTCAAGAAGATGGAGGAAGAAGGTTGTAAACCGACTTTGATAACTTATAATGTTGTTTTGAATGTGTTTGGGAAAATGGGTACTCCTTGGAATAAGATTACCTCTCTCGTGGATAAGATGAAGAGTGATGGGATTGCTCCTGACGCGTATACCTACAACACGCTTATAACTTGTTGTAAACGAGGCTCTTTGCATCAGGAAGCTGCTCAGGTTTTCGAAGAGATGAAGGCTGCAGGGTTTAGTCATGATAAGGTTACTTACAATGCGCTGTTAGATGTTTATGGTAAGTCTCATCGGCCTAAGGAAGCTATGAAGGTTTTGAATGAGATGGAGCTCAATGGATTTTCTCCGAGCATTGTGACTTACAACTCCTTGATCTCTGCGTATGCTCGGGATGGCATGCTTGATGAGGCGATGGAGCTTAAGAATCAGATGGCGGAAAAGGGAACGAAACCTGATGTTTTCACTTACACAACACTTTTATCAGGGTTTGAGAGGGCTGGGAAGGTCGAATCTGCTATGAATATTTTTGAAGAGATGAGAAACGCCGGGTGCAAACCAAATATTTGTACTTTTAATGCCTTTATAAAGATGTATGGTAACAGGGGAAAGTTTGCTGATATGATGAAGATTTTTGATGAGATCAACGTGTGCGGTCTCTCCCCTGACATCGTCACTTGGAATACGCTATTGGCAGTCTTTGGCCAAAACGGGATGGATTCAGAAGTATCAGGTGTATTCAAGGAAATGAAGAGAGCTGGATTTGTACCCGAAAGGGAAACTTTCAACACCCTAATCAGTGCGTATAGCCGCTGTGGTTCGTTTGAACAAGCTATGACTGTCTACAGGCGAATGCTTGATGCTGGAGTCACTCCTGACCTTTCCACCTATAACACTGTGTTGGCAGCTTTGGCTCGTGGAGGAATGTGGGAACAATCTGAGAAAGTTCTTGCAGAGATGGAAGATGGTCGGTGCAAACCGAATGAGTTAACTTACTGCTCTCTACTTCATGCATATGCGAATGGCAAGGAGATAGGTCTGATGCATTCTCTAGCAGAAGAAGTGTATTCTGGAGTTATCGAGCCTCGAGCTGTGCTTCTGAAGACCCTAGTCTTGGTTTGTAGTAAGTGTGATCTTTTGCCAGAGGCTGAACGTGCGTTCTATGAGCTCAAAGAAAGAGGGTTTTCACCAGACATAACCACATTAAATTCCATGGTCTCTATTTATGGAAGAAGGCAGATGGTGGCAAAGGCGAACGAAGTCTTGGACTACATGAAAGAAAGGGGTTTCACACCAAGCATGGCGACCTACAATAGCCTCATGTATATGCATAGTCGGTCTGCTGATTTCGGAAAGTCAGAGGAGATCTTGAGGGAAATACTGGCTAAGGGAATCAAGCCAGATATCATATCATACAACACAGTCATTTACGCCTACTGTAGAAATACTCGGATGAGAGATGCATCTAGAATGTTCTCAGAGATGAGGGATTCAGGGATTGTCCCTGATGTTATCACGTACAATACGTTTATCGGTTCTTATGCAGCTGACTCAATGTTTGAGGAGGCCATCGGCGTCGTTAGGTACATGATCAAGCATAGTTGTAGACCAAACCAGAACACCTACAACTCAATTGTCGATGGATACTGCAAGTTAAACAGGAAAGATGAGGCAAAACTGTTTGTCGAAGATCTGAGGAATCTTGATCCACATGCTCCCAAAGGCGAGGATCTCAGGTTACTGGAACGGATACTGAAGAAATGGCCATAG
- the LOC104708860 gene encoding mediator of RNA polymerase II transcription subunit 4-like, with amino-acid sequence MLQHQIVQSPARLGLPGPGSPSVQNPTPPRHGHPTSSSSSQSQHQQIQQQQQQQPNLLPSSNVAAASSASASSAISSSALLSLLPPLPRAQALLQQMAVLTSKLFDVSPNRALWLSAFRGSLPSFLSSHSLPPPPPLENPNPSSTKEILSQFNSLQTQLFEAVTELQEILDLQDAKQKVAREIKSKDLSLLAFANKLRDAERVLDMLVDDYSDYRKPKRSKTLTESEKEEEEDDENVTCSSSTTVSSQLKLKDILAYAHKISYTTFAPPEFGAGQAPLRGALPPAPQDEQMRASQLYTFADLDIGLPKTVENMEKKVEALIEPPPPPPEAMDISAIHNLLPPNIAVPSGWKPGMPVELPRDLLLPPPGWKPGDRVVLPPLESIAAPRAEDQQHMRPPQGLHRPPDVIQVRAVQLDILEDDDSSDYSSDDASSDDEE; translated from the coding sequence ATGCTGCAGCATCAGATCGTACAATCTCCGGCGAGATTAGGGTTACCAGGTCCTGGTTCTCCCTCCGTGCAAAATCCAACGCCTCCTCGTCATGGCCATCCAacctcatcttcatcttcccaATCTCAGCACCAACAGatccagcaacaacaacaacaacaacctaaTCTACTCCCTTCCTCCAACGTCGCCGCCGCTTCCTCAGCCTCAGCTTCGTCGGCTATTTCATCCTCCGCTTTGCTATCGCTCCTTCCGCCATTACCGCGAGCTCAAGCTCTTCTCCAGCAGATGGCGGTTCTGACGTCTAAGCTCTTCGACGTCTCTCCCAATCGCGCTCTATGGCTTTCAGCTTTCCGTGGCTCCCTCCCTTCGTTCCTCTCATCGCACTCTTTACCACCGCCTCCGCCGcttgaaaaccctaatccttcaTCCACAAAGGAGATCCTTTCTCAATTCAATTCCCTCCAGACTCAGCTCTTCGAAGCCGTGACAGAGCTTCAAGAGATCCTCGATCTGCAAGACGCGAAGCAGAAGGTCGCGCGTGAGATAAAATCCAAAGATTTATCTCTTCTCGCATTCGCCAACAAGCTCAGGGATGCGGAGCGTGTTCTCGATATGCTCGTGGACGACTACTCCGATTATCGCAAACCTAAACGAAGCAAAACTCTAACTGAATccgaaaaggaagaagaagaagatgatgaaaatgttacttgttcttcttcaaccACAGTTTCGTCTCAGCTCAAGCTAAAGGACATTCTAGCTTACGCTCACAAGATTAGCTACACCACATTCGCTCCGCCTGAATTTGGTGCAGGGCAAGCACCTCTCCGTGGTGCATTACCACCAGCTCCACAAGACGAGCAAATGAGAGCTTCTCAGCTTTACACCTTTGCTGATCTCGATATCGGTTTACCTAAAACGGTAGAAAACATGGAGAAGAAGGTTGAAGCACTCATtgagccaccaccaccaccgccagaAGCTATGGATATCTCAGCAATTCATAACCTGCTTCCACCGAACATCGCAGTTCCTTCAGGATGGAAACCAGGAATGCCAGTGGAATTGCCAAGAGATTTACTATTACCACCTCCTGGATGGAAACCAGGCGACCGAGTTGTGTTACCGCCACTGGAGTCAATCGCTGCACCCAGAGCAGAGGATCAGCAACATATGCGACCTCCTCAGGGACTTCACAGACCGCCTGATGTCATACAGGTCCGAGCTGTCCAACTCGACATTTTGGAGGATGATGATAGCAGTGACTACAGCAGCGATGATGCAAGCTCAGATGACGAGGAGTAA
- the LOC104708864 gene encoding pentatricopeptide repeat-containing protein At5g02830, chloroplastic-like, producing the protein MRDLVIVFGSSSAITNPHHHRRRCYATAPEANRKTKPSPSLTKLLPSLPQQHSASPAPVSATHSLSSDFSNVVRWIPDGSLEYYADFASKLAEDGRIEDVALIAETLAAESGANVARFASMVDFDLLSKAISSNLRQGKIESVVYTLKRIEKVGIAPLDLVDDSSVKLMRKQFRTMANSVQVEKAIDLLEILSGLRFKIKELVDPFDVVKSCVDISNPQLAIRYACLLPHTEILLCRIIHGFGKKGDMVSVMTAYEACKQILDTPNMYIFRTMIDVCGLCGDYVKSRYIYEDLLKENIKPNIYVVNSLMNVNSHDLGYTLKVYKNMQKLDVTADMTSYNILLKTCCLAGRVDLAQDIYNEAKRMEFSGLLKLDAFTYCTIIKVFADAKMWKWALRVKDDMKSVGVTPNTHTWSSLISACANAGLVEQANHLFEEMLASGCEPNSQCFNILLHACVEACQYDRAFRLFQSWKGSSVKEALYADDIVTKGRTSSPNRLKNHGPGSLVNNNSTSPYIQASNRFFFKPTTATYNILLKACGTDYYRGKELMDEMKSLGLAPNQITWSTLIDMCGGSGDVEGAVRILRTMHSAGTRPDVVAYTTAIKICAENKSLKLAFSLFEEMRRYQIKPNWVTYNTLLKARSKYGSLLEVRQCLAIYQDMRKAGYKPNDHFLKELIEEWCEGVIQENGQSHDKISDQEGDNVGRPVSLLIEKVATHLHERTAGNLAIDLQGLTKVEARLVVLAVLRMIKEDYMRGDVVIDDVLIILETGEANTESGKQEVIVKEALVKLLQDELSLVVLPAGQRNIKQDALCVDDANQDTADTSENSKSFVSISSTRRPAILERLMVTKASLYQWLQRKK; encoded by the exons ATGAGAGACCTTGTCATCGTCTTTGGCTCCTCCTCCGCCATTACCAATCCTCACCACCACCGCCGTCGCTGTTACGCCACCGCACCAGAAGCGAACCGGAAAACTAAACCGAGTCCTTCTCTCACTAAGCTACTTCCGTCACTACCGCAGCAACACTCAGCTTCTCCTGCTCCAGTTTCCGCGACTCATTCTCTCTCTAGCGACTTCTCTAACGTCGTTAGATGGATTCCAGATGGCTCGCTCGAGTATTACGCTGATTTCGCCTCGAAGCTCGCTGAGGACGGCCGAATTGAGGACGTCGCTCTCATCGCCGAGACTTTGGCTGCAGAGTCCGGAGCTAATGTGGCGCGTTTCGCTTCCATGGTTGATTTTGATCTCTTATCGAAAGCGATTTCTTCGAATCTTCGACAGGGTAAGATTGAGAGCGTGGTTTACACTTTGAAGAGAATTGAGAAGGTAGGGATTGCTCCATTAGACCTTGTGGATGATTCGTCTGTGAAATTAATGAGGAAACAGTTTCGTACGATGGCTAACTCTGTGCAAGTGGAGAAAGCTATTGATCTACTGGAGATACTTTCCG GTCTCAGATTCAAAATCAAAGAGCTGGTGGATCCTTTTGATGTTGTAAAGAGTTGTGTTGACATTTCCAATCCTCAGTTAGCTATTAG ATACGCATGTCTTTTGCCACATACAGAGATATTGCTTTGTAGAATTATTCATGGTTTCGGAAAGAAAGGAGATATGGTCTCTGTTATGACAGCATATGAAGCCTGCAAACAGATTTTAGATACTCCTAACATGTATATATTCCGAACGATGATAGATGTTTGTGGTCTGTGTGGTGATTACGTTAAATCGAGGTACATATATGAG GATCTTCTCAAAGAAAACATTAAGCCAAATATTTATGTTGTGAACAGCCTAATGAATGTTAATTCCCATGATCTTGGGTACACACTAAAAGTATACAAGAATATGCAG AAACTTGATGTTACAGCTGACATGACATCCTACAACATACTGCTGAAAACATGTTGCCTGGCTGGACGGGTTGATCTTGCCCAGGACATATACAACGAAGCAAAGCGAATGGAATTTTCCGGACTTTTGAAGTTGGATGCCTTCACATATTGTACTATTATAAAG GTTTTTGCAGATGCAAAGATGTGGAAATGGGCACTCAGAGTCAAAGATGATATGAAATCTGTTGGTGTAACCCCAAATACTCATACATGGTCGTCGTTGATCAGCGCCTGTGCCAATGCAGGTTTAGTAGAGCAGGCAAATCACCTTTTTGAAGAAATGCTTGCATCTGGCTGTGAGCCTAATTCTCAGTGTTTCAACATCCTACTGCATGCTTGCGTTGAAGCTTGCCAGTATGACCGAGCTTTTCGCCTTTTTCAATCTTGGAAGGGAAGCTCAGTTAAGGAAGCCTTATATGCAGATGATATAGTTACTAAAGGTCGCACTTCCAGCccaaatagattaaaaaatcatGGTCCTGGTTCTTTGGTGAATAATAATTCTACTTCACCTTATATCCAAGCctcaaatagattttttttcaagccaACAACTGCTACATATAATATTCTCTTGAAAGCATGTGGTACCGATTACTATCGAGGCAAAGAATTGATGGATGAGATGAAAAGCCTAGGTCTTGcaccaaatcaaataacatgGTCGACTTTGATCGATATGTGTGGAGGTTCAGGCGATGTAGAAGGTGCTGTACGG ATTTTGAGAACTATGCATTCGGCCGGAACCAGACCTGATGTTGTTGCCTACACAACTGCAATCAAG ATCTGCGcggaaaataaaagtttgaagtTGGCATTTTCTTTGTTCGAGGAGATGAGGAGATATCAGATAAAGCCAAACTGG GTGACCTATAATACACTTCTTAAAGCACGAAGCAAATATGGTTCTTTACTTGAAGTGCGGCAATGCTTAGCTATATATCAGGACATGCGAAAAGCAGG gtacaagcccaaCGATCACTTTCTCAAGGAACTTATCGAGGAGTGGTGCGAAGGAGTCATACAGGAAAATGGTCAGAGCCATGATAAAATAAGCGACCAAGAAGGAGATAATGTAGGGAGACCTGTAAGTTTACTCATTGAAAAAGTAGCTACACACTTGCATGAGAGAACAGCCGGAAACCTTGCAATTGACCTTCAAGGACTTACCAAG GTTGAGGCTCGACTTGTTGTTCTAGCAGTTTTGCGAATGATCAAGGAAGACTATATGCGAG GTGATGTTGTAATAGATGATGTGTTGATTATCCTAGAAACCGGTGAAGCAAATACCGAATCAGGAAAGCAAGAGGTTATTGTCAAAGAAGCGCTAGTGAAGCTTCTACAAGATGAATTGTCTCTTGTGGTTCTTCCTGCTGGACAAAGAAATATCAAACAGGATGCACTCTGTGTGGATGATGCAAACCAAGATACAGCAGATACGTCAGAGAACAGTAAGTCATTTGTTAGTATATCCTCGACGAGGAGACCTGCAATCCTGGAGAGGTTGATGGTGACAAAGGCGTCTCTGTATCAGTGGTTGCAGCGCAAAAAGTAG
- the LOC104708862 gene encoding DNA topoisomerase 6 subunit A-like isoform X2, giving the protein MADKKKRKRSKDDETEELPFKNILEPDEAILELFKSYVSSSIKAAAGAGGASSSSSKPLTLDDLSLSSSCREVADLSLSSVQTEIETVIVQIARSILAGDGFSFSVPSRAASNQLYVPELDRIVLKDKSTLRPFASVSSVRKTTITTRILALIHQLCLSKIHVTKRDLFYTDVKLFQDQTQSDAVLDDVSCMLGCTRSSLNVIAAEKGVVVGRLIFSDNGDMIDCTKMGMGGKAIPPNIDRVGDMQSDALFILLVEKDAAYMRLAEDRFYNRFPCIIVTAKGQPDVATRLFLRKMKMELKLPVLALVDSDPYGLKILSVYGCGSKNMSYDSANLTTPDIKWLGIRPSDLDKYKIPEQCRLPMTEQDIKTGKDMLEEDFVKKNPGWVEELNLMVKSKQKAEIQALSSFGFQYLSEVYLPLKLQQQDWL; this is encoded by the exons ATGGCGGATAAGAAGAAGCGGAAACGATCTAAAGACGACGAGACGGAGGAGCTTCCTTTCAAAAACATTCTGGAACCAGACGAAGCTATCCTGGAGCTTTTCAAATCCTATGTTTCCTCTTCTATCAAAGCCGCCGCCGGAGCCGGCGGTGCTTCGTCCTCGTCATCGAAACCACTAACCCTggatgatctctctctctcatcttcctgCCGTGAAGTCGCAGATCTCTCACTCTCCTCCGTGCAGACAGAGATAGAGACAGTCATCGTCCAAATCGCCCGTTCGATTCTAGCCGGTGATGGCTTCTCCTTCAGTGTTCCTTCACGCGCCGCCTCGAATCAGCTGTATGTCCCGGAGCTCGACCGTATTGTGTTGAAAGACAAATCCACCCTCCGCCCTTTTGCTTCCGTTTCTTCTGTCAGGAAGACTACCATCACCACTCGTATTCTCGCCCTTATCCACCAACTCTGCCTCAGCAAAATTCATGTTACCAAGCGTGATCTCTTCTACACCGACGTTAAGCTTTTCCAG GACCAGACACAGAGTGATGCTGTGTTGGACGATGTCTCGTGTATGCTCGGCTGCACAAGGTCAAGCCTCAATGTAATCGCAGCAGAGAAAGGTGTGGTGGTGGGAAGGCTCATATTCAGTGACAATGGAGATATGATAGATTGCACAAAGATGGGAATGGGTGGGAAAGCCATTCCACCAAACATTGACCGGGTTGGAGATATGCAGAGTGATGCTTTGTTCATACTCTTAGTTGAAAAAGATGCAGCTTATATGAGGTTAGCAGAAGACAGATTCTACAACCGGTTCCCTTGTATCATCGTGACTGCAAAAGGCCAGCCCGATGTAGCCACAAGGCTCTTCTTGAGGAAAATGAAAATGGAGCTTAAGCTTCCAGTGCTTGCCTTGGTGGATAGTGATCCTTACGGGTTGAAGATCTTGTCGGTTTATGGATGTGGGTCGAAGAACATGTCGTACGATAGTGCAAACTTGACTACACCCGATATCAA GTGGCTTGGGATCAGGCCAAGTGATTTGGACAAGTATAAGATACCTGAGCAGTGTAGGTTGCCAATGACTGAGCAGGATATTAAGACCGGGAAGGATATGCTAGAGGAGGATTTCGTGAAGAAAAACCCTGGGTGGGTCGAGGAACTTAATCTGATGGTGAAATCGAAGCAGAAGGCTGAGATTCAGGCGTTGAGCTCTTTTGGTTTCCAGTATTTATCAGAAGTTTACTTGCCCCTGAAACTGCAGCAGCAGGATTGGCTCTGA
- the LOC104708862 gene encoding DNA topoisomerase 6 subunit A-like isoform X1 — protein sequence MADKKKRKRSKDDETEELPFKNILEPDEAILELFKSYVSSSIKAAAGAGGASSSSSKPLTLDDLSLSSSCREVADLSLSSVQTEIETVIVQIARSILAGDGFSFSVPSRAASNQLYVPELDRIVLKDKSTLRPFASVSSVRKTTITTRILALIHQLCLSKIHVTKRDLFYTDVKLFQDQTQSDAVLDDVSCMLGCTRSSLNVIAAEKGVVVGRLIFSDNGDMIDCTKMGMGGKAIPPNIDRVGDMQSDALFILLVEKDAAYMRLAEDRFYNRFPCIIVTAKGQPDVATRLFLRKMKMELKLPVLALVDSDPYGLKILSVYGCGSKNMSYDSANLTTPDIKWLGIRPSDLDKYKIPEQCRLPMTEQDIKTGKDMLEEDFVKKNPGWVEELNLMVKSKQKAEIQALSSFGFQYLSEVYLPLKLQQQDWL from the exons ATGGCGGATAAGAAGAAGCGGAAACGATCTAAAGACGACGAGACGGAGGAGCTTCCTTTCAAAAACATTCTGGAACCAGACGAAGCTATCCTGGAGCTTTTCAAATCCTATGTTTCCTCTTCTATCAAAGCCGCCGCCGGAGCCGGCGGTGCTTCGTCCTCGTCATCGAAACCACTAACCCTggatgatctctctctctcatcttcctgCCGTGAAGTCGCAGATCTCTCACTCTCCTCCGTGCAGACAGAGATAGAGACAGTCATCGTCCAAATCGCCCGTTCGATTCTAGCCGGTGATGGCTTCTCCTTCAGTGTTCCTTCACGCGCCGCCTCGAATCAGCTGTATGTCCCGGAGCTCGACCGTATTGTGTTGAAAGACAAATCCACCCTCCGCCCTTTTGCTTCCGTTTCTTCTGTCAGGAAGACTACCATCACCACTCGTATTCTCGCCCTTATCCACCAACTCTGCCTCAGCAAAATTCATGTTACCAAGCGTGATCTCTTCTACACCGACGTTAAGCTTTTCCAG GACCAGACACAGAGTGATGCTGTGTTGGACGATGTCTCGTGTATGCTCGGCTGCACAAGGTCAAGCCTCAATGTAATCGCAGCAGAGAAAGGTGTGGTGGTGGGAAGGCTCATATTCAGTGACAATGGAGATATGATAGATTGCACAAAGATGGGAATGGGTGGGAAAGCCATTCCACCAAACATTGACCGGGTTGGAGATATGCAGAGTGATGCTTTGTTCATACTCTTAGTTGAAAAAGATGCAGCTTATATGAGGTTAGCAGAAGACAGATTCTACAACCGGTTCCCTTGTATCATCGTGACTGCAAAAGGCCAGCCCGATGTAGCCACAAGGCTCTTCTTGAGGAAAATGAAAATGGAGCTTAAGCTTCCAGTGCTTGCCTTGGTGGATAGTGATCCTTACGGGTTGAAGATCTTGTCGGTTTATGGATGTGGGTCGAAGAACATGTCGTACGATAGTGCAAACTTGACTACACCCGATATCAAGTGGCTTGGGATCAGGCCAAGTGATTTGGACAAGTATAAGATACCTGAGCAGTGTAGGTTGCCAATGACTGAGCAGGATATTAAGACCGGGAAGGATATGCTAGAGGAGGATTTCGTGAAGAAAAACCCTGGGTGGGTCGAGGAACTTAATCTGATGGTGAAATCGAAGCAGAAGGCTGAGATTCAGGCGTTGAGCTCTTTTGGTTTCCAGTATTTATCAGAAGTTTACTTGCCCCTGAAACTGCAGCAGCAGGATTGGCTCTGA